GAAGAGTACGCCATGGAAGAGCTTGGGCTCAAACCTGCTCCGGTATCCAACCAGGTCATCCAGAGAGACCGTTATGCTCGTCTGGCATCTGCCTTGGCACTTCTGGCCTCTTCCATTGAAAAATTCGCGGTACAGGTACGTCACTGGCAGCGTACAGAGGTTTATGAAGTGGAAGAATATTTTGCCAAAGGACAGAAGGGGTCTTCCGCTATGCCCCATAAAAGAAACCCGATCCTTACGGAGAACATCACAGGGTTGGCACGTATCATCAGAGCCTATGCTGTACCAGCTATGGAAAATGTGGCACTTTGGCACGAGAGAGATATCTCCCACTCTTCCACGGAGCGTTTCTGGCTTCCAGATTCATTCATCACATCAGACTTCATGCTCCACCGTATGAACGGTGTGATCGCCAACATGAGCGTGATGCCGGAAAATATGATGAAGAACCTGAACCAGACCGGTGGACTTGTGTTTTCCCAGCGTGTGTTGCTCGAACTGCCTAAAGCGGGCGTAAGCCGCGAAGATGCCTACAAGATCGTGCAGCGCAATGCCATGAAGGTATGGGAAGAGATCCAGCAGGGCAAACCGACCGTCAATGAAAAAGGAGAATCTCTCTACCTTCAGTACCTTCTTGCAGATGACGAGTTACGCAAATCTCTCAGCGAAGAGCAGATCAGAGAATGTTTCAACTATGACTACTACACAAAAAATGTCGACAAAATCTTCGACAGAGTATTCAACAAGTAACACGATACGCGGAGGGTGGGGAATCCCGCCCTGCAAAATTACCTTTTTAATCATAATATTCCTTCAAAAAAATTTCTTATATTTTCACCAGTGCCCATCCAGACAAGCTTTCAGAAAGTATCACCTTTTCTTATAAAAATATTGGCTAAAAATGATACAGAAATTAACAAATCTGCAAGTATATTTTCTGTAAAATCATTTCAAGTTTTCGCTCGAAAATGAGCGTATTTTTTAACTATCGGGGAGTAACAATGGTCAGAGTTGTAAAGCGTAACGGAAGAGTAGAAACACTGGATGTATCCAAGATCCAGAAATATACATCGGCAGCGGTTGAAGGGCTTGAAGACGTAAGCCAAAGTGAACTGGAAGTTGATGCCAAACTGCAGTTCCGTGACATGATCTCTTCCGAAGAGATACAGACAACGCTCATCAAGACAGCTGTTGACAAGATCGATATTGACAGACCAAACTGGACCTTCGTTGCCGCCCGACTTTTCCTCTATGACATTTATCATAAAGCAACAGGTTTTACCGGGTATAACCATCTGCGTGAGTACTTTGAACGTGGCGAGAAAGAGGGGCGTATCGTCCTTGGGCTTAAAGACAAGTATGACCTTGATGATCTCAATGACTACATCAAGCCCGAGCGTGATCTGCAGTTCAACTATCTTGGCCTTCGTACACTGTATGACCGATATCTTCTCAAGGACAGAAACGGTGTACCCATCGAACTGCCGCAGCAGCTTTTCATGGGTGTTGCGATGTTCCTTGCACAGCATGAGTTCGACTGTCAGACCTGGGCAAAGAAATTCTATGACATTTTGAGTAAATTCGAGGTCATGGCGGCAACCCCGACACTCTCCAATGCCAGAACACCACGACACCAGCTCAGCTCATGCTACATCGGATCCACTCCTGATAACATCGAAGGAATCTTTGACGGATACAAAGAGATGGCGCTGCTTTCCAAATTCGGTGGCGGTATCGGTTGGGACTGGTCTCTGGTCCGGGGTATGGGTTCCTACATTGATGGACATAAACATGCTGCCGGCGGTATCGTGCCTTTCCTCAAGATCGCCAATGACGTTGCCATTGCGGTCGATCAGCTTGGGACACGTAAAGGTGCCATAGCCGTCTACCTCGAGCCATGGCATGTGGATGTCAGGGACTTTCTCGATCTCAAGAAGAACTCTGGTGAAGAGCGCCGTAGAGCACACGATCTCTTCCCTGCACTCTGGCTGAACGACCTCTTTATGAAAAGGGTCGAGGAAGATGCAACCTGGACACTCTTCGATCCGTACGAAGTGAGAGAGTTGACAGAACTATACGGTGAAGCATTCGAAGAAAGATATATAGAGCTTGAGCACTCCGAAGAGAACATTACCAAAGAGGTCATTTCAGCCAAAGGGCTATGGAAAGAGATCCTCCGGTCCTATTTTGAGACAGGAAACCCCTTTCTTACCTTCAAGGATGCTGCCAACAGGGCTAACCCAAACAAACATGTAGGTATCATCAGATCTTCCAATCTCTGTACGGAGATCTTTCAGAACACCGCACCCAATACCTATAAAACACGCTTCATCTTCACGGATGGCAGTGTAGAGTCTCACGACGAGAATGAAATGTTGACAGTTGACAACGGTACGACCAAGCCTGCCAAAAAAGTAACGGCACTTGACAGCCTGAACGGCAAACAGATATGGATCGTTGACAAAGAGAAGATAGACGGTGACACCGCTGTATGTAACCTTGCTTCCATCAACCTCTCCAAGATCCATACAGCCGAAGACATTGCACGCGTGGTACCGACTGCTGTACGCATGCTCGACAATGTCATCGATCTGAACTTCTACCCACTGGCAAAAGTGAAGAGAACTAACGAAAAATCAAGGTCAATCGGACTCGGTGTAATGGGTGAAGCACAGATGCTGGCAGAAAACCAGATCGAATGGGGGAGCTATGAACACTTCACCAAGATCGACGAAGTGATGGAATCTGTCTCCTACTATGCCATCGAAGCATCCAGCAATCTTGCACTGGAGAAAGGAAAGTACCCTACCTTTGACGGTTCCGACTGGTCCAAAGGGATCTTCCCTATTGACAAAGCCAATGAGAATGCCTGTAAACTGGTTGACAGAGGAGGCCTCTTTGGTTACAGCCACGACTGGATGGCACTTAGAGAAAAGGTCAAGACGGACGGTATGAGAAACGGTTACCTGATGGCAGTAGCACCCACCTCTTCCATCTCCATTCTCACCGGAACCACCCAGGCGATAGAACCGGTCTACAAAAGAAAATGGTTCGAAGAAAATCTCTCAGGACTCATCCCGGTAACCGCACCTAAGCTTTCTCCGGATACCTGGCAGTACTATACACCGGCATATGATCTTGACCAGAACGTACTCATCAAAGCCGGTGCGATCCGACAGAAGTGGATCGACCAGGGGCAGAGCCTGAACATTTTCATTACCCTGGACAAAGCCAGCGGTAAATACCTCAACGAGATCTATATGAACGCCTGGAAGTTCGGTTTGAAGTCAACGTACTATCTGAGAAGCCAGTCACCTGAAAGTTCTAACGACGTGGAAGATCGCTCGCAAGAGTGTGTTGGTTGTCAATAATTTTATCAAAAACCCCAAATAACCTATCTAATCTCGTTCCATCTCTCCCGAGGTGGAATGCATACCTCACCTCAAATTCAAAAATAAAATCAATCCACCACTAGGTAAAAATCAGATTTCTGCCGCCATCATAAAATGATGAACAAAAACTAATAAAATATAAAAATTGATATGTGCATTCCCATGCAGAGCATAGGAACGAGCCTTTTCTTCGTAAAACACTTATTATGGTATCTGGCATCCAAAATTAGCCATTTTAGCACCTTTTTTAATCCATGGTATGGAAAATAAAATAAAAATGCTTATTCTGGCTTGTAATTTTGGGTATTTTGTAGGGTGTTGTCCCATGACAACACCTTGAAGTTTATCACGTAATTCGAGTTGTTATGATAATTCACATTTTTGGTGTTGTGAGGGTACAACACCCTGCGATTATTCTCCCGTATACAATTGTCTCGGTCTGGCGATCTTCGATGTTGGATCCTTCTTGAACTCGATCCACTGCGTGATCCATCCTACCGTTCTTCCGATCACGAAGATCGGAGTAAACATCGTCTTGGGAATCTTCAACGCTGTCAGAATGATACCGGTATAAAAATCAATATTGGGATAGAGGTTTCTCGAGATGAAATATTCATCGCTCAGAGCGATCTCTTCTATCTCTCCTGCGATCTCCATCAGGCGTGAATCCAGATGCAGCTCCTCTTTGAGCTCATCCTGAAGAGTTTTCAAAATCTTCGCACGCGGATCAAAGTTCTTGTAGACACGGTGCCCGAAGCCCATCAGTCGGAACGGATCATTAGGATCTTTTGCTTTGGCAATGTACTTCTTAACATTCTCAACCGAACCGATCATCTCAAGCTGTGCGATGACTGATTCGTTCGCACCGCCATGCGCACGTCCCCACAGTGCGGAGATCCCCGAAGAAATAGCCACATAGGGATGTGCCCCGGTCGAAGCCACACCTCTTACCACGGTGGTCGAAGCATTCTGTTCGTGGTCTGCATGCAAGGTGAAAATGGTGTCAAGCGCTCTAACCTCCACCTCTTTGATCTCCTCGTGGCCCTTGGGTCCCAAATGCATCTTTCCTCCCGGGTAGGCACGCATCATCGTCAGAAAGTTTTTCGTGAAGCTCAGGTCGATATCGGGCTGGATGAAGGGGATGCCCAGTGAATGGCGGTAAGCAAATGCCGCGATCGTCGGGATCTTTGCAATAAGCCTTCTGGCCATCTCCTGATACTCTTCCTCATTAGAAACATTGAGATGGTCATCGTAAAAAGAGGCTAGTGCCGTTACAGCAGCAGAAAGCGTGGCCATAGGGTGGGCATTGTCCGGGAAGGCATTGAAAAGTTTTGTCAGACCTTCATGCAAAAAGGCCCGATGGCGCAGCTCAAGGTCAAAATCCTGCAGAGATTCTTTTGAGGGGAGCATTCCTTTCAAAAGCAGATAGCAGGTCTCCAGATAGCAGTGTTCTGTCGCCAGCTCTTCTATGGGGATTCCCCTGTACCGCAATTCTCCCTTCGTACCGTCTATAAAAGTGATCTGCGACGTACAGCTTGCTGTGGAGGTGTATCCGGGATCATATGTGAACATACCCGTATCGGCAAAAAAACTTCGCAGGTCTACTACCGATGGCCCCCGTGTCCCATCCAAAACATCATATTCATAACTTTTTCCGCTTCTGTTGTCCGTGAGTATAACGGTAGGCTTTTTCATGACAGACTCCTTTCTTTCTCAATACTGGTTTTTCTATATACTATAATACTATCATATTTCCTTTTTGTAGAATCTGTGTGTAGTTGGCTCGGTAATTCATAAAGTCAATAGAGATATAATACACCAAAAAAGGATATATAATGAAACAGTTTGAGAATGTAAATGTGGAGCTTGAAGGCAACAGCTATTTTGACGGAGCTGTCACAAGCCGTACAGTCAATTTCCCCGACGGGAGCAGGAAGACACTTGGGTTCATGCTCCCCGGAGAGTACGAGTTCGGTACAGCTGCTGCAGAACTTATGGAGATCACCTCCGGTGAACTCGATGTTAAACTGCCGGGCAGTGACGAATGGCTCAGCATCAAGGGAGGAGAATCCTTCAACGTACCGGCTGACAGTAAATTTCAGGTGAAAGTAAAGCATGTGACGGACTACTGCTGCAGCTATTTGTAACGTATGTGATCTATATTGAATTTACTATTACACAGTGACTACACAAAAGTACGTTATAGTTACAGCAAGAAGGTTAAAAAGAGTGCTTCCTCCCCCTTCTCCCTTTTAGCACTCTACCTCAGTTATTGAGGTTTAACCTTCTAAAGTAAATGGGTGATTTTTCATTTTATATTAAGTCAGTGCATCCTCCTCAGCACTTTTTGATTAACTCCTGGAAAGATCACCCACCCCATCCGTGCATCTTCTTCGATATCAACACATCATAATGTTCCAACATATCGTCTATAGTACTGCTTGCAACATAGTAGTG
This DNA window, taken from Sulfurovum lithotrophicum, encodes the following:
- the purB gene encoding adenylosuccinate lyase; the protein is MVERYSREEMAKNWTMQAKYQAWLDVELAVVKAWNRIGLIPDEDAEKIVKNAGFSVERIDEIEAVTKHDLIAFTTSVSETLGEESRWFHYGMTSSDTVDTAVALQMVRSLRIIIEDVKMMMESIKKRAMEHKMTLMVGRSHGIHGEPITFGLVLAVWYDEMARHLENLEQTMEVIRVGQISGAMGNFAHAPLELEEYAMEELGLKPAPVSNQVIQRDRYARLASALALLASSIEKFAVQVRHWQRTEVYEVEEYFAKGQKGSSAMPHKRNPILTENITGLARIIRAYAVPAMENVALWHERDISHSSTERFWLPDSFITSDFMLHRMNGVIANMSVMPENMMKNLNQTGGLVFSQRVLLELPKAGVSREDAYKIVQRNAMKVWEEIQQGKPTVNEKGESLYLQYLLADDELRKSLSEEQIRECFNYDYYTKNVDKIFDRVFNK
- a CDS encoding ribonucleoside-diphosphate reductase subunit alpha, with protein sequence MVRVVKRNGRVETLDVSKIQKYTSAAVEGLEDVSQSELEVDAKLQFRDMISSEEIQTTLIKTAVDKIDIDRPNWTFVAARLFLYDIYHKATGFTGYNHLREYFERGEKEGRIVLGLKDKYDLDDLNDYIKPERDLQFNYLGLRTLYDRYLLKDRNGVPIELPQQLFMGVAMFLAQHEFDCQTWAKKFYDILSKFEVMAATPTLSNARTPRHQLSSCYIGSTPDNIEGIFDGYKEMALLSKFGGGIGWDWSLVRGMGSYIDGHKHAAGGIVPFLKIANDVAIAVDQLGTRKGAIAVYLEPWHVDVRDFLDLKKNSGEERRRAHDLFPALWLNDLFMKRVEEDATWTLFDPYEVRELTELYGEAFEERYIELEHSEENITKEVISAKGLWKEILRSYFETGNPFLTFKDAANRANPNKHVGIIRSSNLCTEIFQNTAPNTYKTRFIFTDGSVESHDENEMLTVDNGTTKPAKKVTALDSLNGKQIWIVDKEKIDGDTAVCNLASINLSKIHTAEDIARVVPTAVRMLDNVIDLNFYPLAKVKRTNEKSRSIGLGVMGEAQMLAENQIEWGSYEHFTKIDEVMESVSYYAIEASSNLALEKGKYPTFDGSDWSKGIFPIDKANENACKLVDRGGLFGYSHDWMALREKVKTDGMRNGYLMAVAPTSSISILTGTTQAIEPVYKRKWFEENLSGLIPVTAPKLSPDTWQYYTPAYDLDQNVLIKAGAIRQKWIDQGQSLNIFITLDKASGKYLNEIYMNAWKFGLKSTYYLRSQSPESSNDVEDRSQECVGCQ
- a CDS encoding citrate synthase; translated protein: MKKPTVILTDNRSGKSYEYDVLDGTRGPSVVDLRSFFADTGMFTYDPGYTSTASCTSQITFIDGTKGELRYRGIPIEELATEHCYLETCYLLLKGMLPSKESLQDFDLELRHRAFLHEGLTKLFNAFPDNAHPMATLSAAVTALASFYDDHLNVSNEEEYQEMARRLIAKIPTIAAFAYRHSLGIPFIQPDIDLSFTKNFLTMMRAYPGGKMHLGPKGHEEIKEVEVRALDTIFTLHADHEQNASTTVVRGVASTGAHPYVAISSGISALWGRAHGGANESVIAQLEMIGSVENVKKYIAKAKDPNDPFRLMGFGHRVYKNFDPRAKILKTLQDELKEELHLDSRLMEIAGEIEEIALSDEYFISRNLYPNIDFYTGIILTALKIPKTMFTPIFVIGRTVGWITQWIEFKKDPTSKIARPRQLYTGE
- a CDS encoding pyrimidine/purine nucleoside phosphorylase, with amino-acid sequence MKQFENVNVELEGNSYFDGAVTSRTVNFPDGSRKTLGFMLPGEYEFGTAAAELMEITSGELDVKLPGSDEWLSIKGGESFNVPADSKFQVKVKHVTDYCCSYL